The Nocardia sp. NBC_01503 sequence GGTCGCCCGGCACGATCCGGACGCCTTCGATCCCCCGCATCGATTCGTCGACCGGATCGATGCCGACGGTCCCGCCTCACTACCGGCCGCACTCGCGATCCGCTGGCGGCACACCCACGAATTCGAGGCGGTCGACGATACGCACACCCGGGTCCGCGACCGGGTGGAGACGCCGGTGCCCGCGCGAGTTCTGCGCTCCACCTTCGACTACCGCTATCGCCAACTCGCCGCGGACCTGGCCGCGCATCGGACCGCGGCGCGCCATGGTTTTCCGCGCTCGACCATCGCGGTGACCGGCGCCACCGGTTTGGTGGGCACCGCGCTGACCGCGTTCCTGAGTACCGGCGGGCACACCGTGATCCGCCTGGTGCGGCACCCACCCCGCGATCCCGGTGAACGCCAATGGAATCCGGCCGACCCGGCACCGGACCTGCTCACCGGCGTCGATGCCGTCGTTCATCTCGCGGGCGCCTCGATCGCGGGCCGGTTCACCGAGCGGCATAAACGCCAGATCGCCGACTCCCGGATCGAACCCACCCGGGCGCTGGCCCAACTCGCCGCGCGCACAGGCATTTCCACCTTCGTCAGCGCCTCGGCCATCGGCTACTACGGCGATGACCGCGGCGATGAGACGCTGACCGAGGAGAGCGACCGCGGCGACGGATTCCTCGCCGATGTCGTCGCGGATTGGGAACAGGCCGCGGATCTCGCCGGAGGCCGGGTGGTCCGGGTGCGGACCGGGATCGTGCAGTCC is a genomic window containing:
- a CDS encoding TIGR01777 family oxidoreductase; the encoded protein is MGIECSSVVSAPLTEVFDWFTRPGAFTRLSPPWQPMTLVRESDSLADGRAVLGLPAGLRWVARHDPDAFDPPHRFVDRIDADGPASLPAALAIRWRHTHEFEAVDDTHTRVRDRVETPVPARVLRSTFDYRYRQLAADLAAHRTAARHGFPRSTIAVTGATGLVGTALTAFLSTGGHTVIRLVRHPPRDPGERQWNPADPAPDLLTGVDAVVHLAGASIAGRFTERHKRQIADSRIEPTRALAQLAARTGISTFVSASAIGYYGDDRGDETLTEESDRGDGFLADVVADWEQAADLAGGRVVRVRTGIVQSPAGGTLRLLRPLFALGLGGRIGNGRQWLSWIGIDDLIDVYHRALWDDSLSGALNAVAPAPVRNSEYTRMLAAILHRPAVLPVPGIGPALLLGRQGARELALASQRVVPARLHAAGHEFRTPDLASALRHVLGRTDSRAGI